The Terriglobales bacterium genome contains a region encoding:
- the argC gene encoding N-acetyl-gamma-glutamyl-phosphate reductase: protein MGQQLQTAVVGATGYAGFELARLLGKHPRLAKPLLFTRESGSSSDLTDYYPHVLGNGQLRVYPFDWQKLSDSGVDVLFLATPHETSREWAPEALKRGIRVIDLSGAWRLKQEQHRTVYDFHDANPAVASQVSDAAVYGLPELRSKQISGSKLVANPGCYATSIIVPLAPLVAAKVIDRKAGIICDSKSGVSGAGKHPTATTHFVEVADNLSAYGVFTHRHLGEILEQLDLQDDELTFTPHLLPIPRGILSTIYVRFEQPITPAEVESIYRKFYANRPWVRLFGTKLPQIRYSLYTNFCDVGFNLSADGKRAVIVSCLDNLMKGAAGQAVQNLNVMCGFEEREGLN from the coding sequence ATGGGACAGCAACTCCAAACCGCGGTCGTTGGCGCGACCGGTTATGCCGGATTTGAACTCGCGCGCCTGCTCGGCAAACATCCTCGACTCGCTAAGCCTCTACTCTTCACGCGAGAATCGGGTTCTTCCTCCGATCTGACGGACTACTACCCGCACGTTCTCGGCAACGGACAGCTCCGCGTGTATCCCTTCGATTGGCAGAAGCTGAGTGACAGCGGTGTGGATGTGTTGTTCCTCGCTACTCCACACGAGACCTCGCGCGAGTGGGCTCCGGAAGCTCTGAAGCGGGGAATTCGCGTAATCGATCTGAGCGGCGCGTGGCGACTGAAGCAGGAACAGCACCGGACTGTTTACGACTTTCACGACGCGAATCCCGCGGTTGCTAGTCAGGTAAGCGATGCCGCCGTTTATGGGCTTCCCGAGCTGCGGTCGAAACAGATTTCGGGATCGAAGCTCGTCGCAAATCCTGGTTGTTACGCAACGTCGATCATCGTTCCACTAGCGCCCCTCGTCGCAGCAAAGGTGATCGATCGCAAGGCTGGCATAATTTGTGACTCGAAGTCCGGCGTTTCCGGTGCGGGCAAGCATCCCACGGCGACGACTCACTTCGTGGAAGTCGCCGACAATCTCTCGGCGTATGGCGTCTTCACGCATCGGCATCTGGGAGAAATTCTCGAACAGCTCGACTTGCAAGATGACGAGCTGACGTTCACGCCGCATCTGCTGCCGATTCCGCGGGGAATTCTTTCGACGATCTACGTCCGTTTCGAGCAGCCGATAACGCCTGCCGAAGTCGAGTCGATCTACAGGAAGTTCTACGCGAACCGCCCATGGGTGCGACTCTTCGGCACGAAGCTGCCGCAGATTCGCTACTCGCTGTACACGAATTTCTGCGACGTAGGCTTCAACTTGAGCGCCGACGGCAAGCGCGCTGTGATCGTCTCGTGCCTCGACAACTTGATGAAAGGCGCTGCCGGACAAGCAGTGCAGAACCTGAACGTGATGTGCGGATTTGAAGAGCGGGAGGGCCTGAATTGA
- the argB gene encoding acetylglutamate kinase, with the protein MRVVVKIGGAALDNRELVKKCARAIVDLADGNHHQVAVVHGGGTELTRTLHQLGKESNFINGLRVTDSETRDVALMVLAGKVNKALVAEIAALGKPAIGMCGADGMSFRARKKKTNGCDLGYVGEICSADSRWIEAIWTAGGIPVISSVALGTDGQYYNVNADQTAAACAVACKAHALIFLTDVAGVKSADGSVIRWLQMKQIQDLVKTSVVNGGMLPKLEACQEALRRGVGRVRILPASEANLLPDFYTCKIDCGTEVMVA; encoded by the coding sequence TTGAGAGTCGTCGTAAAAATCGGAGGCGCTGCGCTCGACAACCGCGAACTGGTGAAGAAATGCGCGCGGGCCATCGTCGATCTCGCCGATGGCAATCACCACCAGGTTGCTGTCGTTCATGGCGGCGGCACGGAGCTCACGCGCACACTGCATCAACTCGGCAAAGAAAGCAATTTCATCAATGGCCTGCGTGTGACCGATTCGGAAACGCGCGATGTTGCGTTGATGGTACTGGCAGGCAAGGTAAACAAAGCTCTGGTCGCAGAGATTGCCGCTTTGGGAAAGCCTGCGATCGGCATGTGCGGCGCCGACGGCATGAGCTTCCGCGCGCGCAAGAAGAAGACCAATGGCTGCGATCTCGGGTACGTGGGCGAGATCTGCTCGGCAGACTCGCGCTGGATCGAAGCCATCTGGACTGCTGGCGGCATTCCGGTGATCTCGAGTGTTGCGCTCGGCACTGATGGTCAGTATTACAACGTGAACGCTGATCAAACGGCCGCTGCCTGCGCGGTGGCTTGCAAAGCGCATGCGCTCATCTTCCTGACCGACGTTGCCGGGGTGAAGAGTGCCGATGGCTCCGTCATTCGCTGGCTGCAGATGAAACAGATTCAGGATCTCGTCAAGACCTCGGTGGTTAACGGCGGCATGCTTCCCAAATTGGAAGCCTGCCAGGAGGCCTTGCGCCGTGGCGTTGGACGCGTGCGCATCCTGCCGGCGAGCGAAGCAAATCTTCTTCCCGATTTCTATACCTGCAAGATCGATTGCGGTACTGAGGTGATGGTGGCATGA
- a CDS encoding DUF3147 family protein — translation MQPPVHGPKWRHLTDGDACNAQEYAVTQLIIRFIVGGLFVSAFALIGSMLKPKSFAGLFGAAPSVALATLALTISKNGKPYAAMEARSMIAGAAALLIYCVVVLFLLKRTRMRTLAATSSALAVWLGVALALWWGFLT, via the coding sequence ATGCAACCCCCGGTACACGGCCCAAAATGGCGGCATCTTACCGATGGTGACGCTTGCAATGCGCAGGAGTACGCAGTGACGCAGCTCATTATTCGATTCATCGTTGGCGGCCTATTCGTTTCGGCATTCGCCCTGATCGGGTCGATGCTGAAGCCGAAGAGCTTTGCCGGATTATTCGGAGCTGCTCCTTCGGTCGCGCTTGCGACTCTGGCGCTCACGATTTCCAAAAATGGAAAGCCGTACGCCGCGATGGAAGCCCGGTCCATGATAGCCGGAGCTGCTGCTCTGCTTATTTACTGCGTCGTCGTGCTGTTTCTGCTGAAGCGCACGCGCATGCGTACGCTCGCTGCCACAAGCTCGGCGCTAGCTGTCTGGCTGGGAGTTGCGCTTGCGCTCTGGTGGGGATTCCTGACGTGA
- a CDS encoding Crp/Fnr family transcriptional regulator: MKRPKRQSANHLLGSLPERTQKQLLSKMDRVELVPRKVLYDPNQAIAHVYFPEEGVISLVSTMKEGAALEIATVGKEGMVGVPVLLGADSSPLQAFAQVPGHALKMSAPDFRHELANGTGLRRLLERYTQALFTQLSQSVACNRFHSIEQRCARWLLMTADRVKDGRFKLTQEFLAQMLGVRRPGVNEILQRFQQRGMVAYKQGQIEITNRRKLERVSCECYFIVRQEYERLTGSS, encoded by the coding sequence ATGAAGCGGCCGAAGCGCCAAAGTGCTAACCATTTGCTTGGCAGCCTTCCCGAGCGAACTCAGAAGCAGCTCTTGTCCAAGATGGATCGCGTCGAATTGGTTCCTCGCAAGGTCCTCTACGATCCCAACCAGGCCATTGCTCACGTCTACTTCCCGGAAGAGGGCGTCATTTCGCTGGTGAGCACCATGAAGGAAGGAGCAGCGTTAGAGATCGCCACAGTAGGCAAAGAAGGTATGGTCGGCGTGCCGGTTCTTTTGGGCGCTGATTCCAGTCCGCTGCAGGCTTTTGCGCAAGTGCCAGGCCATGCATTGAAAATGAGCGCTCCTGATTTCAGGCACGAGCTCGCCAACGGAACCGGTTTACGGCGGCTGCTTGAACGCTATACACAGGCATTGTTCACGCAGCTTTCGCAATCCGTGGCGTGTAATCGTTTCCATTCGATTGAACAGCGCTGTGCCCGATGGCTCCTCATGACTGCCGACCGCGTCAAAGACGGCCGCTTCAAGTTGACGCAGGAATTTCTAGCTCAGATGCTTGGCGTCCGCCGCCCTGGCGTCAATGAGATTCTGCAGAGGTTCCAGCAGCGCGGCATGGTCGCATACAAGCAAGGCCAGATCGAGATTACCAACCGGCGCAAGCTGGAGCGCGTTTCATGCGAGTGCTATTTCATCGTCAGGCAAGAATACGAACGCCTCACCGGTTCGAGTTGA
- a CDS encoding diacylglycerol kinase family protein, with protein MRKALLIYNPFSGFRRHRRAHQVEAAVQELRRAGVDAESIQSRGPSAAGAQAQEAIAHGYDTIFACGGDGTVHDVLQGMVGEHRAALGVVPLGTANALAADLKIPRDPVLAIQRQLTYKPRTIAAGVIEHFRQETPKLQRYFTVMAGVGPDALLVYTLSGNTKARFGVAAYAANAFWEYIRYRHAPFSVTITDAAGTNEAVESAQIMAVRIHNFGGPLKKFARGADLTRSDLRVVVFRGSVRLSYPLYLMAALFGLRVRIPGVELIDATEITCRPLPGREDHRIYCEADGECLWRLPVRLSIVPDAFRLLMP; from the coding sequence ATGCGCAAAGCGCTCCTCATTTACAACCCGTTCTCCGGATTTCGCCGGCATCGCCGCGCGCACCAGGTCGAAGCAGCGGTTCAGGAACTTCGCCGTGCCGGAGTGGACGCGGAAAGTATTCAATCGCGCGGGCCTTCCGCCGCAGGAGCTCAGGCGCAAGAAGCCATCGCTCACGGCTATGACACGATTTTTGCTTGCGGCGGCGACGGCACCGTTCATGACGTGCTGCAGGGGATGGTGGGTGAGCACCGGGCAGCGCTCGGCGTAGTTCCTCTCGGAACTGCGAACGCGTTGGCAGCGGACTTGAAAATCCCGCGCGATCCCGTGCTCGCAATCCAGCGACAGCTCACGTATAAGCCGCGTACCATCGCGGCCGGAGTGATCGAGCACTTCCGACAGGAGACTCCGAAGCTGCAGCGTTATTTCACCGTCATGGCAGGAGTTGGTCCAGACGCTCTGCTCGTATACACGCTTTCGGGTAACACAAAAGCCCGCTTCGGAGTTGCTGCTTATGCTGCTAACGCTTTTTGGGAATATATCCGCTACCGCCACGCTCCTTTTTCAGTAACCATCACCGATGCTGCAGGCACGAACGAAGCGGTTGAATCCGCTCAAATCATGGCAGTCCGCATCCACAATTTTGGCGGCCCGCTCAAGAAGTTCGCGCGCGGAGCGGACCTGACTCGCAGCGATCTGCGCGTGGTCGTCTTTCGTGGGAGCGTTCGGCTCTCCTATCCGCTCTATCTCATGGCAGCTCTGTTCGGCTTACGAGTGCGTATCCCAGGAGTGGAGCTGATCGATGCGACCGAGATCACGTGTCGTCCTCTGCCGGGCAGAGAAGATCACCGGATCTACTGCGAGGCAGACGGCGAATGCCTTTGGCGTTTGCCCGTTCGCCTATCCATCGTTCCCGATGCCTTCAGATTGCTGATGCCCTGA
- a CDS encoding aspartate aminotransferase family protein, translating into MKLAKVKEKEARLLLPTYDRQPLLLERGKGVHLYDSDGKKYLDFVSGIGVNALGYGDRAVLKTIAKQSAKLIHTSNLYYHEFTAEIAERLTRISGLDCVFLSNSGTEAFEAALKIARAYAKKTASSGSEPKWRVLAMENSFHGRTYGAMSTTGQSKYRDAFAPVVPGVEFVKFNDVEDLKQKFNESVCAVALEVVQGEGGIQPVTRDFLETARALTAGSGALLIIDEIQSGIGRTGEWFAFQHYGIKPDVLTVAKPIAGGLALGAVLTTNEAASCLKPGMHGSTFGGGPLACAVACTVLDEIEKRKLVKSNRELGKYFVKQLEKLKKKHSSLRVVRGLGLMVAAELDDAELAKATVSTMLERGIIINRTHDTSLRFLPPYTIGKKHIDQVVDALDATLKQLGKTQKKSQKKSHAQHAPEPELVAQGSAR; encoded by the coding sequence ATGAAGCTGGCGAAGGTGAAAGAGAAAGAGGCACGGCTGCTGCTGCCGACCTACGACCGTCAACCGCTGCTGCTCGAACGTGGCAAAGGTGTACATCTCTACGACTCCGACGGCAAGAAATATCTGGACTTCGTGAGTGGTATCGGCGTGAATGCGCTCGGCTATGGCGATCGTGCGGTGCTGAAGACGATCGCGAAACAGTCGGCGAAGCTGATTCACACGTCCAATCTCTATTACCACGAGTTCACAGCAGAGATCGCGGAGAGGCTCACTCGCATTTCTGGACTCGATTGCGTCTTTCTCTCGAACAGCGGCACAGAAGCGTTTGAAGCAGCGCTCAAGATCGCGCGGGCATACGCGAAGAAAACCGCGAGTTCCGGATCGGAACCGAAGTGGCGAGTGCTGGCGATGGAGAACTCGTTCCATGGCCGCACGTACGGCGCGATGTCCACTACAGGGCAATCGAAGTATCGCGATGCCTTCGCGCCCGTTGTTCCTGGCGTGGAGTTCGTGAAGTTTAACGATGTCGAAGACCTCAAGCAGAAGTTCAACGAGAGCGTCTGCGCCGTCGCGCTGGAAGTAGTACAGGGTGAAGGTGGAATTCAGCCGGTTACGCGCGATTTTCTCGAAACCGCGCGCGCTCTTACTGCAGGCAGCGGCGCGCTGCTGATCATCGATGAAATTCAGAGTGGGATCGGGCGCACGGGCGAGTGGTTTGCATTTCAGCATTACGGAATCAAGCCTGATGTGCTTACGGTCGCAAAGCCAATCGCAGGCGGACTCGCACTTGGTGCGGTTCTCACCACGAACGAGGCCGCGAGCTGTCTCAAACCGGGAATGCATGGAAGCACCTTCGGTGGAGGTCCGCTGGCGTGTGCTGTGGCGTGCACCGTGCTCGACGAGATTGAAAAGCGGAAGCTGGTTAAGTCGAATCGCGAACTGGGCAAGTACTTCGTCAAGCAGCTTGAGAAGTTGAAAAAGAAGCACAGCTCACTCCGCGTTGTGCGGGGACTTGGATTGATGGTTGCGGCGGAACTCGACGACGCAGAGCTCGCCAAGGCAACGGTCTCTACCATGCTGGAGCGGGGCATCATCATCAATCGTACGCATGACACTTCGCTGCGTTTTCTGCCGCCGTACACGATTGGCAAGAAGCACATCGATCAGGTTGTCGATGCGCTGGATGCGACCCTGAAGCAGCTTGGGAAGACGCAGAAGAAGTCGCAGAAGAAATCACACGCGCAGCACGCGCCGGAGCCGGAGCTGGTTGCGCAAGGGAGCGCACGTTGA
- a CDS encoding thiamine pyrophosphate-dependent enzyme produces the protein MAKTAAAILIDRLIEWGVDTIFGIPGDGINGIMEALRQRQEHIRFIQTRHEESAAFMACGYSKFTGRIGVCLATSGPGGIHLLNGLYDAKLDSQPVLAITGLAYHDLINTHTQQDVELDKLFMDVTVYNNRIMGPSHVVGTVDLAVRTALAYRGVSHITIPSDIQDISHEERSKRNIKHHSMDIYSRSARLPMEADLRAAAQILNKGKRVAIMAGQGALHATDELEEAAELLAAPIIKPLLGKACVPDDSPYTTGGIGLLGTKPSQEALENCDTLLIVGTSFPYIEFYPKPGEVKAIQIDLDPKRIGLRYPVEVGMVGDSANSLAELNKLLKRKSDRSFLQKAQKGMKEWNKLMQERATIKDKPMRPQVIAHELGKRLPSNAIVTSDSGTITTWWARHIPAKRGQMHSCSGNLATMACGLPYAIAAAAAHPDRPVFAFVGDGGFSMLMADFVTAVKYELPIRVVVIKNNVLGQIKWEQMVFLGNPEFGVSLHPIDFSAYARACGGVGFFVDDPKNCGDAVEQWLNTPGPALLEAQVDPLTAPMPGKIKASQALHFAESLVRGEPDAVKIAQEAFKDRARQLV, from the coding sequence ATGGCAAAGACGGCGGCAGCGATTCTGATTGATCGGCTGATCGAGTGGGGTGTGGACACAATCTTCGGAATTCCCGGCGATGGAATCAACGGCATCATGGAAGCGCTGCGCCAGCGCCAGGAGCATATCCGCTTCATCCAGACCAGGCACGAAGAATCGGCGGCGTTCATGGCGTGCGGCTATTCGAAATTCACCGGCAGAATAGGCGTGTGTCTCGCCACGTCGGGCCCGGGCGGAATTCACCTGCTGAATGGTTTGTACGACGCCAAGCTGGATTCGCAGCCGGTGCTTGCCATCACCGGATTGGCGTATCACGACCTGATCAACACACACACGCAGCAGGATGTCGAACTCGACAAGCTCTTCATGGACGTGACGGTTTACAACAACCGCATCATGGGGCCATCGCATGTAGTCGGCACAGTTGATCTCGCCGTGCGCACGGCGCTCGCCTACCGCGGCGTGTCACATATAACCATTCCCAGCGACATCCAGGACATCTCGCACGAAGAGCGCTCGAAGCGCAACATCAAGCATCACTCGATGGACATCTACTCGCGCAGCGCGCGTCTGCCGATGGAAGCCGATCTGAGAGCGGCCGCGCAGATTCTCAATAAGGGCAAACGCGTGGCCATCATGGCCGGCCAGGGTGCGCTGCATGCAACCGACGAACTCGAAGAAGCTGCTGAGCTGCTCGCGGCACCCATAATCAAGCCGCTGCTTGGAAAAGCGTGCGTTCCTGATGACAGTCCCTACACGACCGGCGGCATCGGCCTGCTTGGCACCAAACCCTCGCAGGAAGCGCTGGAGAACTGCGACACGCTGCTCATCGTGGGCACGTCATTTCCATACATCGAGTTCTATCCCAAACCGGGAGAGGTGAAGGCGATTCAAATCGACCTCGATCCTAAGCGCATTGGCTTGCGCTATCCAGTGGAAGTTGGAATGGTCGGCGACAGCGCGAATTCACTCGCGGAACTCAATAAGCTGCTCAAACGCAAGTCTGACCGCAGCTTCCTCCAGAAAGCCCAAAAAGGGATGAAAGAATGGAACAAGCTGATGCAGGAGCGCGCCACGATCAAGGACAAGCCGATGCGCCCGCAGGTGATCGCGCACGAACTCGGCAAGCGCCTGCCTTCGAATGCGATTGTTACCTCCGACAGCGGAACGATTACCACCTGGTGGGCGCGTCACATTCCCGCAAAGCGCGGCCAGATGCATTCCTGTTCTGGGAACTTGGCGACGATGGCTTGCGGATTGCCTTATGCAATTGCCGCAGCGGCCGCACATCCAGATCGTCCGGTCTTCGCCTTCGTCGGCGATGGCGGATTCTCGATGCTAATGGCAGATTTTGTGACTGCCGTGAAATACGAGCTTCCCATTCGCGTTGTTGTCATCAAGAACAATGTGCTGGGGCAGATCAAATGGGAGCAGATGGTCTTTCTCGGCAATCCTGAATTTGGTGTCAGTCTCCACCCGATTGATTTCTCTGCGTACGCGCGTGCCTGCGGCGGCGTCGGCTTCTTCGTTGACGATCCCAAAAATTGCGGCGACGCCGTCGAGCAATGGCTGAACACTCCCGGGCCCGCTCTGTTAGAAGCGCAAGTTGATCCGCTGACCGCGCCCATGCCCGGCAAGATCAAAGCTAGCCAGGCACTGCATTTTGCCGAATCGCTGGTTCGCGGCGAGCCTGACGCAGTAAAAATCGCGCAGGAAGCGTTTAAGGATCGCGCCAGACAGTTGGTTTAG
- the argF gene encoding ornithine carbamoyltransferase produces the protein MSTRPMQSVSTGPLPVMQTWCEDLISINDLGPSGVAAVLDLAALVKARPEDFRGALAGKQVVMFFEKPSLRTRLTFEAGITSLGGHAFFVDQTASRIDARESLSDIAHNLERWVDGIVLRTFAHATVTSMAEHASIPVINALSELEHPCQALADYLTLQEKFGDLHNVRLAYVGDGNNVAHSLLLTAACLGSTIRVATPEGYGPNPEIVKQAKAIAATTGATIQVLTDITKTVAGADAVYTDVWASMGQESEAAQRKQIFGGYQVNDKLFASAAPHALFMHCLPAHRGDEVTNDVIDSARSVVFDQAENRLHVQKAILLMLLGGSIHRFNAGLKNPRRIHA, from the coding sequence TTGAGCACTCGACCTATGCAGTCCGTTTCCACCGGTCCGCTGCCGGTTATGCAGACCTGGTGTGAGGACCTCATCTCCATCAACGATCTCGGTCCGAGCGGCGTAGCCGCCGTACTTGATCTCGCCGCGCTGGTCAAGGCGCGTCCGGAAGATTTCCGTGGCGCGCTCGCCGGCAAGCAGGTCGTGATGTTCTTCGAGAAACCCTCGCTGCGCACTCGGCTCACCTTCGAGGCTGGAATCACCAGCCTCGGCGGACACGCTTTCTTTGTCGATCAGACAGCCTCGCGCATCGATGCGCGCGAGAGTTTGAGTGACATCGCGCACAATCTCGAACGCTGGGTTGATGGCATCGTTCTGCGTACTTTTGCGCACGCAACTGTCACCAGCATGGCCGAGCACGCCAGCATTCCGGTTATCAACGCCCTCAGCGAACTGGAGCATCCGTGCCAGGCGCTGGCCGACTACCTCACGCTGCAGGAGAAATTCGGCGATCTACACAACGTGAGGCTTGCTTACGTGGGCGACGGAAACAACGTTGCGCATTCTCTGCTGCTTACGGCTGCTTGTCTCGGCAGCACGATTCGTGTAGCAACGCCGGAAGGCTACGGCCCAAATCCGGAAATCGTCAAGCAAGCGAAGGCGATTGCCGCAACCACCGGCGCGACAATCCAAGTCCTTACCGATATCACGAAGACAGTCGCTGGAGCGGATGCGGTCTACACCGACGTTTGGGCCAGCATGGGACAGGAGAGCGAAGCCGCACAGCGCAAGCAGATCTTCGGCGGATATCAGGTGAACGACAAGCTATTCGCCTCTGCCGCGCCGCATGCGCTCTTCATGCACTGTTTGCCTGCGCATCGCGGCGATGAAGTTACTAACGACGTAATCGATTCAGCGCGCTCGGTGGTCTTCGATCAAGCTGAGAATCGCCTTCACGTTCAGAAAGCAATCTTGCTGATGCTGCTCGGCGGCAGCATCCATCGTTTCAACGCCGGGTTGAAGAATCCAAGGAGAATTCATGCCTGA
- the argR gene encoding arginine repressor, whose translation MSKLTRQQLILQLIENGNVASQEDLRRGLVRHGQKVTQATLSRDIRELGIVKTANGYARADVNAEAALPAAERLVREFVLSVREAQNQLVIKTSVGSAQPVAAALDAEGWEEMLGTIAGDDTILIICENSRDAERVAGRIREMLA comes from the coding sequence ATGTCCAAGCTTACGAGGCAGCAATTGATATTGCAGCTTATTGAAAACGGGAACGTAGCGAGCCAGGAGGATCTCCGGCGCGGATTAGTGCGTCACGGGCAAAAGGTCACTCAGGCGACGCTCTCCCGCGACATACGTGAGCTTGGAATTGTGAAGACTGCAAACGGCTACGCTCGCGCAGACGTCAACGCCGAAGCGGCGCTGCCCGCGGCCGAGCGGCTGGTGCGGGAGTTCGTGCTCAGCGTGCGCGAAGCGCAGAACCAGCTTGTGATCAAGACGAGCGTTGGCAGCGCGCAGCCCGTGGCTGCGGCCCTCGACGCCGAAGGCTGGGAAGAGATGCTGGGGACGATCGCCGGCGACGACACCATCCTCATTATTTGCGAGAACAGCCGCGACGCCGAGCGCGTCGCCGGCCGCATACGGGAGATGCTTGCTTAA
- a CDS encoding chemotaxis protein CheB, with amino-acid sequence MENHLIDHPEHPWAARQSDIGLIALVGSAGALQSFRTILRALPPHFSIPVLVCQHRMTRNSPRDILVQILQSACSLPVMQACDDMLLAGGMAYVAPPDRQLTVINRRTSVRESRPTDNFRPSFNLLFESLAADYGSRLIVVVLSGSLNDGAVGVVKVKANGGRVIVQDPDGASHRGMANAAISTGCADFVLPLENIASALTAIAMVPGATDLFTATSPAWTGRRRSV; translated from the coding sequence ATGGAAAACCATCTCATTGACCATCCGGAACACCCGTGGGCCGCGCGCCAGAGCGATATTGGCCTGATCGCCCTGGTGGGTTCAGCCGGCGCACTACAGTCTTTCCGGACGATTCTCCGTGCATTACCCCCGCATTTTTCAATTCCGGTTTTAGTGTGTCAGCACAGAATGACGCGGAATTCACCGCGGGACATACTGGTTCAAATCCTCCAGTCGGCCTGCTCGTTGCCGGTGATGCAGGCGTGTGATGACATGCTGCTCGCCGGCGGGATGGCATATGTCGCGCCGCCAGACCGACAGCTCACGGTGATCAATCGGCGAACATCCGTTCGAGAATCCCGGCCAACCGACAACTTCAGGCCATCATTCAATTTGCTTTTCGAGTCGTTAGCGGCCGACTACGGCAGCAGGCTGATCGTCGTGGTTTTGAGCGGCTCGCTGAATGATGGAGCGGTCGGCGTCGTAAAGGTAAAAGCGAATGGAGGCAGGGTAATCGTTCAAGATCCTGATGGCGCATCGCACCGCGGCATGGCGAACGCCGCGATTTCGACTGGCTGCGCCGACTTTGTTCTCCCACTGGAAAATATTGCCAGCGCCCTTACAGCCATCGCGATGGTACCGGGCGCAACGGACTTGTTTACGGCAACGTCGCCAGCCTGGACTGGCCGGCGAAGGTCGGTGTGA
- a CDS encoding DUF3147 family protein, which yields MNRFGIKFHVGALKTTSWWEHAIRFIFGGAITVIAGLLAKKYGPAFGGLFLAFPAIFPASATMLERHERMEKEEKGVDPGNRGCDAAALDARGAAMGSLALMIFAVFVWLLLPGTSAWIIAGAGASWLVAAATFWAMRKYRRRIFGIFMPAKQAKSSALL from the coding sequence GTGAACAGATTCGGAATCAAATTTCATGTTGGCGCACTGAAGACGACCTCGTGGTGGGAGCACGCGATCCGCTTCATCTTCGGCGGAGCCATCACCGTGATTGCCGGGCTGCTTGCGAAGAAATATGGTCCAGCATTTGGTGGATTGTTTCTGGCTTTCCCTGCGATCTTTCCCGCGAGCGCCACAATGCTCGAGCGCCACGAGCGCATGGAGAAGGAAGAGAAAGGCGTGGATCCAGGAAATCGCGGATGCGATGCAGCAGCTCTCGATGCTCGCGGTGCAGCTATGGGGAGTTTGGCTCTGATGATCTTCGCGGTGTTTGTCTGGTTGCTGCTCCCCGGCACGTCGGCGTGGATAATCGCCGGAGCCGGAGCATCATGGTTGGTTGCGGCAGCCACGTTTTGGGCGATGCGCAAATATCGCCGCCGCATTTTTGGAATCTTCATGCCGGCAAAGCAGGCGAAGTCTTCCGCGCTGCTTTAG